DNA from Actinomycetota bacterium:
GACATCCAGATCCTTGGCTACGGCAACCTGATGGGTGGCACTCAAGGTCAAAGCCTGCAGAAGAACATCGGCCAGACCGGCATCCCCGTGTTCAACGTCTCGAACGCCTGCGCAACCGGAGCAACGGCTCTGCGTGCAGGTGTCATGGCGATCAAGGCCGGCGAGGTTGACTACGCCCTTGCAGTCGGTGTCGAGAAGATCTCAGGTGCTGGGCTCCTGACCGGCAACTCTGCCGGAGCCCTGCCGGAGAACTGGACACCGAAGGGACGTCAGGGCGCGATCATGCCGCTCGATGGTCGCATCGGCACCACGGGCATGGCCGGACTGTTCGCGCAGATCGGCTTTGCCTACAACGACAGCGACCCACGGGCGGACTTCGAGCTGTTCGCACGCATCGCTGAGAAGAGCCACTCACACTCAACGCTGAACCCGAATGCTGCGTACCAGACTGCGATGAGCCTGGAGCAGATCATGAACGACCCAATGATCTCCTACCCGCACACTCGGTCGATGTGTTCGGCCAACTGTGATGGTGCAGCGGCCGCAGTCCTCGTCAGCGAGACCAAGCTGCGTACGCTGCCGCTGGAGCAGCAGCGTCGTGCGGTCAAGGTCAGTGCATCGATCATCGCCACCGACCCGTGGACAGATGGCAATCAGGAACTAGCCGATGTCAACACGGTTACGCGCAATGCTTCAAAGGCCGCCTACGAGCAGGCTGGCATTGGCCCGGAGGATCTCGACCTCGCCGAACTGCACGACTGCTTTGCTGCTGCAGAGCTGGTGCACTACGACAACCTCGGGCTCTGTGCACCTGGCAACGCGATCGACTTCTTCAACTCTGGCGCCACCTGGCGCACAGGCAAGATGCCGGTGAACGTCTCTGGCGGCTTGCAGTCGAAGGGTCATCCCATCGCTGCCACCGGTATCGCGAACGTCTGGGAGGTGGCAACTCACCTTCGCGGTGAAGCCGGTCCTCGTCAGATTGAAGGAGCCAAGGTCGGTCTGGCCCATGTCATCGGACTCGGATCAACTGCTGGCGTCCACATCCTCGAGAAGAGCGGGCTGTAATCAGCTGAAGCGCTCAAACACCCACGGCCGGTCACCCATTAGCAAACGGTGCCGGCCGTTGGTGTTTTCGGAAGTTGGATGCTCAGCATCACCATTCCAAACCACGGTCGGACGTTCGGCAACAGTGACGACGAAGCTTTCAAATAGTGGAGCCTCACCAGCGGTCACAGAGGCCAAGGCGTCTGTGACCGAGGCGCATCCCGTGAATCGACTGATCGACACGAATGTCGGTGGCATGAGGTCAATGTCTCCACGCTGATGGCGGTCTATCGCTTCAGCTGGCGTCAGCCACGCATGCTCAACAATCTCACCCTGAGCGATCTTGATCTCGTCTTCCTGAGGTGCAGCACCAATGAAGAACCAGGTATGAAAGCGCCTGGGAGCCTGAGGCGGCGGCAGCCAAACCGAGAAATGCTTGAGATTGGCAGCACTGACCACAAGTCCGGTCTCCTCCAAGGTCTCCCGCTCGGCTGCGTGTCGAGCAACATCAACTTCGGCATCGTCCTCGCCTTTGACATCAGCAACTTCAATGCGGCCACCGGGGAATACCCAGGCGTTTGCGAAAGACCCGTGCTGGGGGCGCTTCAGTAGGAGCAACTCCATGCCGTTACTGCCATCGCGTACGAGCACAACTGTTGCAGCCGCTTGCAGTTCTGCCATGAAGTCCAAATCTCCTAGATCGACAAAGCGGCTCCGCCGCTGACCCTGTATGTCTCACCGGTGATGAAACTGCCTTCTTCAGAAATCAAGAACAACATCATGTTGACGATGTCTGCGATCGAGCCAAGTCGATGAATTGACTGCATGTCGTTAACGATTGAAGTGATCATCGGTTCGGGTAGATCGGCCATCGCGCTCGGGGTGGCCATCAATCCCGGTGAGATCGCGTTGACCCGAATGCCAGCATCAGCGAACTCGCGAGCGAAGGCAATCGTGAGCCCGCGCACCGCGAGTTTTGAAACACCATACGGCGATGTCGAGGAGTTGCTCGCCATCGACGACAAACTGATGATGTTGCCGCCGCCTCGGCTGCGCATGGACTCAAGACATGCCAGGTTGCAATTCACCACACCCATGAGGTTGACGTCGAAGAGTGCCCGGACATCAGCGCGATCAAGGGTGGAGAACGGCAGGTTGTACTTGGTCAGATGCAGCCCAGCATTGTTGATCAGGATGTCAACGCCACCGAATTCCGCAATGGTCTTGGCCACAGCAGCATCTACGGCTTCGGCACTGGCGACATCACAATCCACGGCTAGTGCGCGGTAGCCCGCCGATTGAAGTTTGGCCACAGCTTCCTCTGCGGCTGGCATGTTGATCTCAGCGATGACAACAGCTGCTCCTTCGGCAGCAAGGGCCTCCGCAAATGCGTAGCCGAAACCGATTGCGCCGCCGGTGATGAACGCGACCTTGCCCTGATGCTTCATGAGTCTCCTTTAGACGCGGTTTGCTCATCGTTGCCGGTCACGAGACCTGTTTCCATCAGTTTCACAAAATCAACTGCGACAGAAATAACCTGAGGGTCCGAGCCAACGAGGGATTGCAGGATGCGCACATCCTTTGCCAGGGCCGGCAGGGCCGCCCCGCGAGCCATCATGTCGACTGTTCCGCCACGGGCAAAGGTCGCAAGCGCATAACTCTGACCCGAGCTGGTCATAACTGTCTTCAGTGCCGCGGCCCGATCGATGCCCAATTGATCTGCGATCTCAAGCATCGAGTTGGTCAATCCGAGTTGTGCGGTGAAGATCGCGTTGTTCATGAGCTTGGTCTTCTGACCCGCACCTACCGTACCCAGACGCACCGAATTCGCGCCGATCACCTTGATCAATGCATCGACTTCCTCGCAATCTTCCGGAGAACCCCCGAGCATGATCGTGAGATCGCCTTCGGCTGCAGTCACCGGGCCGCCACTGATTGGCGCATCAATGAGCCGCAAGCCCATGGCTTTGAGTCGTACATCAAGGTCCTGTACATACTCCGGAGCCACGGTGCTGTGCACCAAGATCACAGCCCCTGGCTTGAGGCCTTGGACTACGCCGTCTTCACCGAACAGAACATCATCAACGGCAGCCGCATCAAATACGCATAGCCCAACGACATCGCTGTTGGCACCCAGTTCAGCAGGCGTAGTTGCACGCGTGACATCGGTGGGGAAGTCGACAGTGACTTCTGGGCGGCGAGCCCAGATCGTCAGCGGCAGGCCCGCGCGTGCAATCGTCTGCGCCATTGGCAGCCCGATGCTCCCCAATCCGATGAATCCGTATCGTGTCTGTGGCCCCATCGGAACAACCCCTATCCACGCTTAACTTGAGAATTCCTTGGTCAACAACATTGCACCCGCGATGGGGCCACCACCGTTTGCCGCAACAATAACCTCGGCATTGGGGATCTGTCTTTCCCCTGCCTCGCCTCGCAACTGGGCAACTGCCTCGTACACATGGCCGTAGCCGTGCAGTCGACCTTCAGACAATTGACCACCATGGGTATTGATGGGTAGCTCACCAGTGCGTGCGATGCGCTGGCCGCCTTCAATGAAGGATCCACCCTCACCTTGCGCGCAGAAGCCAAGTGCTTCTATCCACGCCAAGGTGATGATGCTGAAGCCGTCGTACAACTCGGCAACATCCACATCGGCAGGCTTCAAATCAGTGCGCGACCACATCTGCTTGGCAACACCTTGAGCCATCATCGATGTCATGTCCGCGTACTGATCCCAGGACGGGCGACCGTACTGTGCAGTGCCCACTGCATTGATGAATCCGGACGGCTTAGGCGCATCCTTGGCGTAATCAACATGCGAGACCACCATCGCCGTTGAACCATCGACAGGAACGTCGCAGTCGAGCAGGCACAAGGGGGTCGAGATCATTCGTGCATTCAGGTAGTCGTCCATCGTGATGGGGTCGCGGTAGACCGCACGAGGGTTGACGCCGGCATTGGTACGGCAGGTGAGCGCGATTTGACCGAGCTGCTCCTTGGTTGTTCCGTACTTGTGCATGTGCAGCTGCGCGACCTGAGCAAACCAGTTCGTTGCGGACACTGCACCGAACTGCGAAAGGAAGCCGCCAGCACGAGTCATGCCACCGGCAGGATTGCGCCCGGCTATGCCCTGCATGGTGGATTCAGTCACTGTTCGAAAGACCAGCACGTGCTTTGCCAGACCTGCGGCAATGGCCATCGATGCTTCGATGATGGAACCCAACTGTGCTGAGCCCTCGCCCGAGCCGTAGAGGAAGTTGATATCCAGGCGCAGCGCATCCTGTACTGCGACGGCTGAGGGACCACCGAAGCCGCGAGACATGATTGCGTCCCCGCCGGGGTAGGTAGCCACGCCGTCGATGTCATCGCGCGTCAGACCGGCATCTGCAATTGCTTCCAGCGCAGCGTCGAGGGTGAGATCCATTGCTGTGCGACCAAGGCGGCGACCCGATGCAGAGCGACCAATGCCGCTGATGAATGAAAGACGCTCGGGATTGCTCATGCTGGTGACCCTTCTGGCACGAATGTGGGGTACCAAACGTCGTCGCGAGCGAGAAAACGCACCTCGACTTTCATCCCGATGATGTTGGGATCTTCCAGATCGACACCAGCCAGCAAGGTCGTCAAGCGAAGGTCGTCCTGCTCTTCCATGGTGACGATGGCAATGATGTACGGCGCTTGCCCGGGTACCCACTGCTGGATGTTGACCGTGTAGGTCAGCACGGTCGCCTTGCCCGATACGGGATCGGGCTGCATGTTTGCCGACAGGCACCTTGGGCAACGAGGCGTTGGCGGATGCGAGTAGTAGCCGCAATCCTGACAATGCTTGAACCGCAGTTTGCCGTCCTCACCGCTGGCCCAGAAGAAGCTGGTCTCCGGATCATCCTGAGGTGCTATGCGCACCGTGAGAATGTCGAGGTCGATGGCCAAGGTGATCTCCTTGTTGACGTGCGCGGCTATTGATCTTCCACATGTAGTGCAAACTCAGCAACGAGATTGCGTCGCAGGAGCTTTCCCGTCGCTGTCTGCGGAAGTAGATCGTGACGCAGGCGAACATAGTCGGGGGTCTTGGATGAGCGCAGTTTTTCGCGACAAAAATCCTTGATCTCTTGTTCAGTCACCGACATGCCCTCGCGTACGACAACGAAGGCAGCGATGCGCTGCCCCCACTCCTCGTCAGGCACGCCAGCAACTGCACACTCAAGCACTGCCGGGTGTCGGTGAATAACCTCTTCGATTTCTGCCGGAGCCATGTTCTCGCCGCCGCGAATGATGGTGTCATCGGTGCGACCCTCAATGAACAGGAAGCCACCAGAATCAAGCCATCCGCGGTCACGAGTGTTAAACCAGCCCGCATCATCAACCACTCGACCACTCTCGAGGTACTCGCCGGAGACCTGCTCGCCCGCGACCCAGATTGCACCCGGCTCACCAAACGGCAGCACTTCATCGTCGCCATCTCGAACTTCCATCTGCACCTGGGGCAGAACCTTGCCGACGGACCCAAGACGCGCACGAACTTCAGGGTCGGTGCTGTTGAAGGACTCGCGGTGATCCTCTGGGCCAAAGACAGCGACCGAAGACGCGGTCTCCGTCAGTCCGTAGGCGTTGACGAAGCCAACGTTGGGGAACAAGCCGAGGGCACGCTCGAGTGTTGCCTGCGCAATGCGCGCACCCCCGTAGCTCAAGCCGCGCAGAGTTGGCGGGGCTTGGCGACCGGTTGCTTCCATGTGCTCCACGATGCGCGAGAGCATCGTGGGCACGACCATCGCGTTGGTGACACCTTCGCGCTCCACCGTGTCGAGCCAGTTCTCTGGGGTGAAGCGATCGAGATAGACCACGCGACGGCCTGCGTAGAGATTGGAGAGCAGGTTGGCGACTGCTGCGATGTGATACGGCGGCACCGAAACGATCATCGCGTCCGAGGGATCAGCACTTGCGAAGTCAACTGAGCCGAGCACATAGGCGACCAGGTGCTTGTGCCGCAGCACTGCACTCTTCGGCGCAGAAGTCGTGCCACTGGTCTGCAGCAGAATCGCGATATCTTCAGGATCCGGCTCGGAGTCGAATACGGGCACATCACCGGCGCTGGTCACGGCCAGCCAATCCTCGAAGGTCACCACGACCTGAGCTGCGCCTTCGGGCACCAAGCTCGGGTTGTCGGTAACAATGTAGGGCGCAGGCATGCCCATGATGGCCTTGTGGATGTACTCCTCAGCAAGGCGGTAGTTCAGGGGCAGGAATTGCAGGCCGGCGAAGGAGGCCGCGAACAACGCGATTGGGAATGACGGGCCATTCTCACCACAGAAGATCACGCTCTTTGCGCCCGACGCCTGGATCAGCGCACCACCGCGCGCGGCGGCTGCGCGAAGTTGGGCATAGCTTGTGCCGTCGTTCAGGCTGCCGACCGCGATTCGGTCGTCATACCCGCCGGTAACCATTTCCAACAGCGTCAGCAGATTCACAGCAACTCCTTGTATTTCAACATGGGGACAGACTTCAGATTCGTGCTCACAGAGGGTGTCCGGCACGGATCTGCTGGAAGGCAGACGAGGGTAATCGCAGGGCCATTCGCAAGGTGGTCACCCTACGGTAAAATTGCCTGTGCTGGCTATGCGATCCCACAAAGTGAGCGACACTTCACATGCGAAATTAGCGCTTACAGACGCTCGATAATCAGACCATTTGCAAGGCCGCCGGCCTCGCACATGGTCTGAAACCCGTAGCGTCCGCCCGTTGCTTCCAAGGTCGTCAGCAACGAAGCCATCAGACGTCCACCGGACGCACCCAGAGGATGGCCAAGAGCGATGGCTCCACCGTTCTGATTGACCTTCTCGATGTCAGCGCCGATGTCCTTCAGCCAAGCAAGCGCAGGCGCAGCGAAGGCTTCGTTCACCTCGAATGCGTCGATGTCCGACAACTTCAATCCGGCCTTGGTCAGGGTCTTGTTCGTAACCGGAATGATGGCCGAGAGCATCTCAAGAGGGTCATCGCCAATGACGGACGAGGCAACGATACGCGCCCGCGGGGTCAGGCCCAAAGTCTTGAGCATCTGCTCGCTGACAATCATGACAGCGGAGGCGCCATCGCTGATCTGCGAAGCATTGCCAGCAGTAACTGACCATTCGATTTCCGGGAAGCGCAATTTCGCCTCGTCGTTCATGAAGGCTGGCTTCAACGCGGCAAGGCCTTCCAGGGTGCTATCTGCGCGAATGCCGTCGTCAGCTGACACCACGGTGCCATCGGCGAGGGTGACAGGCACGATCTGCTTGGCAAGCAGGCCAGCCAGTTGTGCGGCTGCAGCGCGCTGGTGCGATTGCAGTGAGTAGGCGTCCATGGCCTCGCGCGACAGACCCCAACGAGCCGCCACCAGCTCCGCTGAGATCCCCTGATCCACCAGGCCGCCGCCGGCGTATCGAGCAGAGACAGCTGGCCCGAATGGATCTTCGCCATTCTTGTTGCTGAACATGGTCGTTGTGCTCATCGACTCAACGCCAGCACCAATGACGAGGTCATAGGCGCCCGCTTGCACTCCCTGAGCGCCGAACACCACAGACTGCATGGAGGACCCACACTGGCGATCAACGGTTGTGGCTGGCACCGACTGCGGGAAGCCCGCCGACAGCACAGCACTGCGCGTGATGTTGTTGCTCTGGCGCCCGATCTGCGTAACGCAGCCGCCGATCACATCATCGACAAGCGCAGGATCAAAGCCATTACGTTCCACAAGCGCGCGCAATGGAACTGCCATCAGATCTGCAGGGTGCACCGAGGTGAGAGCACTACCGTCGCGTCGCATCTTGGCGACCGGGGTGCGAACAATGTCAACAATGTAGGCCTCGCTCATGCGGTCAACCCCAGAATCTGCTGCAATTCATCACGACAGGAGAGAGCATCGCCGAACAGCACCTCATCTGTCTTCACGCGCCGCAGGTAGAGGTGTGCGACATGCTCCCAGGTGAAACCGATTCCACCGTGCACCTGAATCGTTGCCTCGGCGACCCACGGCGCGAAACGAGCGCAGTAAGCCTTCACGACGAGAGCCTGCTCGTGCAAGGCCGCAGTGTCTTCTGGCTGAACCAACGAAGCTGCAGCCACTGCAGCGCGCATTGATTCAACATGTGCGAACATTTCTGAGCAACGGTGCTTGATCGCCTGGAAGGCGCCGATCGGCTTGCCAAACTGCTCGCGAGTTTTCGCGTAATCGACAGAGATCTCCATCAGCCGCTCCGACATTCCCAGCAGTTCAGCACTGGTTGCGATGCGTCCAAAGGAGCGAAGTGACTTCAGCCCATCGGTGAAGTCACCGCCGATGCGGGTCCCCTCGGTGCCTTCAAAGGTGACAAGTGCGGTTGGCCGGGTGAGGTCGAGTGCGTCCTGAGGGTTGACGACCACGCCACCCGCATCTCCGTCTACAACGAACAGGCCAGTGCCATCCGGTGTGCTGGCAACAACGAGGAATCGCGAGGCAATACCCGCGTTCAACACGGCAGTCTTTGTGCCGTAGAGCCCCCAATATGTCTCATCGCGAGCAAGAGTGTGAGTGCCTGCTCCGTCGAGGCCGGCGAAGGCCATGATCTCGCTGCCGTCAGCCAAGCCTGGCAAGTACTTCTTGAAGGCTTCTTCGTCGCCAGTGAGCTGGATGGCCAAGGTCGACAGCACGCTGGAGGAGAGCAGCGGTACTACCGCGAGTGCGCGGGCGGCTTCCTCCAGGGCGACCGCCATTTCGGCCATTCCCATGCCTTGACCGCCGAACTCTTCTGGAATCAGCAGACCAGCGACACCAAGATCGGCAGCCAGGCCCTTCCAGGTGCTGGCGTCCAGACCTGTTCCGCTGTCGATGACAGCGCGCACTCGGGTCTCAGGTGATGCATTGGTCAAGTAGTCACGAACACTGGCCCGGAATTCGGCACGTTCTGCTTCTGTTGTCGTTGCGTTCTTCACTGTAGAACCTTTCCTTGTTGCAATTAGTCGCGAGGAAGACCGAGAACGCGGTCACCGATGATGTTCTTCACGATGTCCGAGGTGCCGGCGGCGATAGTCGCCGAGCGGGCGCTCAGATATCCGAGGGTGGCGCTGTTGTTCTCGCCGGTGACGCCTTCAATTCCAGCAAGGCCCATCACGACGGTGTCAACGCGCTGGCTGAGCTCGCTCCACACCATCTTGATCACAGACTGCTCAGAACCCGGAGTTCCGCCCTGCGCAATCTTGTTCAGCATCTGACGTGCCATTGCACCGAGCACACGAGCTTCGACGTACATTTCGGCAAGTTCATCGGAAACCACCGGCGAGACTCGCACGTCTCTCTTTGCCACTTCTTCGATCAGTCCTCGAATCCGTTGCTCAAGACGGCCAGCGAACACGGCTACACCGGCACGTTCGTGACCAAGGGTGGTCATCGTGACCATCCAGCCCTCGTGCAATGGCCCAAGAAGGTTCGCAACCGGCACGCGAACGTCGGTGAAGAACACTTCAGCGAATTCAGCACCACCATTGATCTGCTTGATCGGTCGCACTTCAACGCCAGGAGTCTTCATCGACAAGGTGATGGCTGAGATGCCCTTGTGCTTGGGCGCATCGGGGTCAGTACGCGCGAGCAGTTGCATGTGGCTTGCGTGCATGCCATTCGATGTCCAGACCTTCTGCCCGTTGATGACGAACTCATCGCCATCGATCACAGCACGAGTGCGCAGCGAGGCAAGATCTGAACCTGCGCCTGGCTCGCTGAATCCCTGACACCACACCTCATCGGTGCTGCCAATGCGAGCTACCGACTTTTGCTGCTCCTCATTGCCGAACTTCATCAGCGTGGGAGCCACGTTCTTCAAGCCGATCATTCCGGGGATCTGCGGAGCGCCCGAAGCCGCAACGACATCCTCGATCGCAAGGACATCCATGGTGCCCAGTCCGCGGCCGCCGTACTTGAGTGGCCAACTCGCTGTGGCCCACTTGCCTTCAGCCATCATCCGCTGCCAATCGCACAAGGCATCCCACGAGGTATCCCCGTTCCACTTCGCCTTCCACTTGGGCAGAGCGTCACCAAGCCAGGTGCGCAACTCGGCTAGTAGGTCATCCATGGTGGGCCTCACTTTCACTTAACTGATTCAGCATTGGCGTGGCGGAACGAAGAAAACGCATGGCGTCGTTGAGATGGGTGCATCCGAGCTCACTTCGCAAATGCGCTCGAACTCCTTCATCGATCTGACTGCCTGATCGCCCCTCAAGCAGCCCAACATGCTCGGCTGCAAGCGGACAATCACCCATAGGAAGAGTACGTGGCTCGGCCTTTGCATCGGCAAGCAGGCCGTCGGCATCCAGTTGGGCGCGCACGACATATTCGTGCAGGGCAGCGTCGTCATCGATGGCCTTGTGCAAAGAGTCGCGAAACCACATATTGAGCTCGGTCGTGCCGTCGCTCTGAGGAATGACATCGAGCAGTCGACGACGCTGCATGGAACCTGCAGGCAACTCGATTTCGTCATGCCAGTCACCCTCGCGCGCGACCAGTTCCTTGATCGTCATCGCAGGCGGGAGGTCGCCAAGAATGCTCACGCTGGAGGCCATGGCCGCCACGCCGCCAGCCATCCATCCGGCACAAGTGCCAACCTGAGGCGAATTTGCGAGCATGCCTGGAATCTGCGGCTCGGAGACGATGCGTCCATAGCCTGCGATGTGTCGAATACCCGAGAGGTCATCAAGCAACGCGCCGACCAGCGATGAGTCGGCAATCGGAGGTTCCAGGCGCGAGAGCTGGGCTCTGAATCCTGCACCTATCGACTTGCCGCGCAAGGCCTCTGTGAGCGATCGAGTTCCGTACTCGTCAGTGACCTCGATGCTTTCGAGATTGCCCATTGGATCGACCTGAGCGCTCAAGCGACCACTACGAGAGCTGAGGAGCTCGCCGTCGGCGCCGAAGGCCGCATCGCGTGCGACGCCTTCAACGGCAAACCCTGACCACTGCGGACCAGGTGTGGCACTGAGTGTCGCGGTACGACGAACGGAGTTGGGTCGGCGTGCCCATAACTCGTCAAGAGGCTGAGTAATACCGCGGGCAAGCGGTACTCCGACTGGATTGGTCACTGTTGTCCTGTCCACGTGAACTGCCGATGATCACCCATAGGCGTTATTTAACGTAGCAGTTGGCCTGGTTTGATATCGGGCAATTCACGAGCTGGCGGCGGTCACTCGGGTGTATCGAGGAAGCACCAAACCCACAAGCACAGCAAGGCCAATCATCGAGCAGATGGCGCCGGCGCCGAACACCGCGCGGTAGCCGCCGAAGGCTGCCGCCAGGCCAACAACAAGTCCGCCGATCCCCTGAGCGATGTCGAAGAACATCGTGAAGGTGGAGATCGCCGAGGGCCTGGTGCGGTCATCAACATTGCTGAGCACCAGAGCCATCAATCCGGGGTATTGCAATGCGATGCCAACGGCCAGCGGGACCATGGCCAGGTACAGCCCGAGCCAGCCAGGCGTGATCGCCATGATGCTCAAGCCGACCACAATCGAAACAGTGGCTGAAATACCGGTCACGCGCGGGCCGACGCGATCGGGAACCCGGCGACCAAAGAGCCGAACGGACAGCACGATTGCGGAGTAGAAGAAGAACAACCACTGCACTTGGTAGTAACCAAGAGTCGGGGCGTAGAGCGGAAGGAAGGCGTTCATTCCCACCATGCCAACGATTCCAAGTGCCAAGACGACTCCCGGAAGAATTGCCGGCAAGTAGAAACTGGGCGGCTTGTTCTCACCTGTGAGAAGACTCTGATCAGCGATGCGGATATCAGACTTGCGAAGAGTAAAGACCGGCAACGCCCCCAGGAAGGCGATGACTCCGGCTGTTCCAAAAGCCGCTTCGTAGCCAGCTGAGTTGTAGATCAACTGACCAACGACCGGACCGATAGCCAAGCCAATGTATGGAGCAATCGAAAAAACACTGGCAGCTTCGGCTCGACGGAATTCACTCACCCATGCCATCACC
Protein-coding regions in this window:
- a CDS encoding thiolase family protein; the protein is MSENVWILGIHMTPFGKHPDKDVLDLASEAALAAMKDANVTMKDIQILGYGNLMGGTQGQSLQKNIGQTGIPVFNVSNACATGATALRAGVMAIKAGEVDYALAVGVEKISGAGLLTGNSAGALPENWTPKGRQGAIMPLDGRIGTTGMAGLFAQIGFAYNDSDPRADFELFARIAEKSHSHSTLNPNAAYQTAMSLEQIMNDPMISYPHTRSMCSANCDGAAAAVLVSETKLRTLPLEQQRRAVKVSASIIATDPWTDGNQELADVNTVTRNASKAAYEQAGIGPEDLDLAELHDCFAAAELVHYDNLGLCAPGNAIDFFNSGATWRTGKMPVNVSGGLQSKGHPIAATGIANVWEVATHLRGEAGPRQIEGAKVGLAHVIGLGSTAGVHILEKSGL
- a CDS encoding NUDIX hydrolase — its product is MAELQAAATVVLVRDGSNGMELLLLKRPQHGSFANAWVFPGGRIEVADVKGEDDAEVDVARHAAERETLEETGLVVSAANLKHFSVWLPPPQAPRRFHTWFFIGAAPQEDEIKIAQGEIVEHAWLTPAEAIDRHQRGDIDLMPPTFVSISRFTGCASVTDALASVTAGEAPLFESFVVTVAERPTVVWNGDAEHPTSENTNGRHRLLMGDRPWVFERFS
- a CDS encoding SDR family oxidoreductase; this translates as MKHQGKVAFITGGAIGFGYAFAEALAAEGAAVVIAEINMPAAEEAVAKLQSAGYRALAVDCDVASAEAVDAAVAKTIAEFGGVDILINNAGLHLTKYNLPFSTLDRADVRALFDVNLMGVVNCNLACLESMRSRGGGNIISLSSMASNSSTSPYGVSKLAVRGLTIAFAREFADAGIRVNAISPGLMATPSAMADLPEPMITSIVNDMQSIHRLGSIADIVNMMLFLISEEGSFITGETYRVSGGAALSI
- a CDS encoding NAD(P)-dependent oxidoreductase encodes the protein MGPQTRYGFIGLGSIGLPMAQTIARAGLPLTIWARRPEVTVDFPTDVTRATTPAELGANSDVVGLCVFDAAAVDDVLFGEDGVVQGLKPGAVILVHSTVAPEYVQDLDVRLKAMGLRLIDAPISGGPVTAAEGDLTIMLGGSPEDCEEVDALIKVIGANSVRLGTVGAGQKTKLMNNAIFTAQLGLTNSMLEIADQLGIDRAAALKTVMTSSGQSYALATFARGGTVDMMARGAALPALAKDVRILQSLVGSDPQVISVAVDFVKLMETGLVTGNDEQTASKGDS
- a CDS encoding thiolase family protein, giving the protein MSNPERLSFISGIGRSASGRRLGRTAMDLTLDAALEAIADAGLTRDDIDGVATYPGGDAIMSRGFGGPSAVAVQDALRLDINFLYGSGEGSAQLGSIIEASMAIAAGLAKHVLVFRTVTESTMQGIAGRNPAGGMTRAGGFLSQFGAVSATNWFAQVAQLHMHKYGTTKEQLGQIALTCRTNAGVNPRAVYRDPITMDDYLNARMISTPLCLLDCDVPVDGSTAMVVSHVDYAKDAPKPSGFINAVGTAQYGRPSWDQYADMTSMMAQGVAKQMWSRTDLKPADVDVAELYDGFSIITLAWIEALGFCAQGEGGSFIEGGQRIARTGELPINTHGGQLSEGRLHGYGHVYEAVAQLRGEAGERQIPNAEVIVAANGGGPIAGAMLLTKEFSS
- a CDS encoding OB-fold domain-containing protein is translated as MAIDLDILTVRIAPQDDPETSFFWASGEDGKLRFKHCQDCGYYSHPPTPRCPRCLSANMQPDPVSGKATVLTYTVNIQQWVPGQAPYIIAIVTMEEQDDLRLTTLLAGVDLEDPNIIGMKVEVRFLARDDVWYPTFVPEGSPA
- a CDS encoding fatty acid--CoA ligase family protein → MNLLTLLEMVTGGYDDRIAVGSLNDGTSYAQLRAAAARGGALIQASGAKSVIFCGENGPSFPIALFAASFAGLQFLPLNYRLAEEYIHKAIMGMPAPYIVTDNPSLVPEGAAQVVVTFEDWLAVTSAGDVPVFDSEPDPEDIAILLQTSGTTSAPKSAVLRHKHLVAYVLGSVDFASADPSDAMIVSVPPYHIAAVANLLSNLYAGRRVVYLDRFTPENWLDTVEREGVTNAMVVPTMLSRIVEHMEATGRQAPPTLRGLSYGGARIAQATLERALGLFPNVGFVNAYGLTETASSVAVFGPEDHRESFNSTDPEVRARLGSVGKVLPQVQMEVRDGDDEVLPFGEPGAIWVAGEQVSGEYLESGRVVDDAGWFNTRDRGWLDSGGFLFIEGRTDDTIIRGGENMAPAEIEEVIHRHPAVLECAVAGVPDEEWGQRIAAFVVVREGMSVTEQEIKDFCREKLRSSKTPDYVRLRHDLLPQTATGKLLRRNLVAEFALHVEDQ
- a CDS encoding acetyl-CoA C-acyltransferase, translating into MSEAYIVDIVRTPVAKMRRDGSALTSVHPADLMAVPLRALVERNGFDPALVDDVIGGCVTQIGRQSNNITRSAVLSAGFPQSVPATTVDRQCGSSMQSVVFGAQGVQAGAYDLVIGAGVESMSTTTMFSNKNGEDPFGPAVSARYAGGGLVDQGISAELVAARWGLSREAMDAYSLQSHQRAAAAQLAGLLAKQIVPVTLADGTVVSADDGIRADSTLEGLAALKPAFMNDEAKLRFPEIEWSVTAGNASQISDGASAVMIVSEQMLKTLGLTPRARIVASSVIGDDPLEMLSAIIPVTNKTLTKAGLKLSDIDAFEVNEAFAAPALAWLKDIGADIEKVNQNGGAIALGHPLGASGGRLMASLLTTLEATGGRYGFQTMCEAGGLANGLIIERL
- a CDS encoding acyl-CoA dehydrogenase family protein — encoded protein: MKNATTTEAERAEFRASVRDYLTNASPETRVRAVIDSGTGLDASTWKGLAADLGVAGLLIPEEFGGQGMGMAEMAVALEEAARALAVVPLLSSSVLSTLAIQLTGDEEAFKKYLPGLADGSEIMAFAGLDGAGTHTLARDETYWGLYGTKTAVLNAGIASRFLVVASTPDGTGLFVVDGDAGGVVVNPQDALDLTRPTALVTFEGTEGTRIGGDFTDGLKSLRSFGRIATSAELLGMSERLMEISVDYAKTREQFGKPIGAFQAIKHRCSEMFAHVESMRAAVAAASLVQPEDTAALHEQALVVKAYCARFAPWVAEATIQVHGGIGFTWEHVAHLYLRRVKTDEVLFGDALSCRDELQQILGLTA
- a CDS encoding acyl-CoA dehydrogenase family protein is translated as MDDLLAELRTWLGDALPKWKAKWNGDTSWDALCDWQRMMAEGKWATASWPLKYGGRGLGTMDVLAIEDVVAASGAPQIPGMIGLKNVAPTLMKFGNEEQQKSVARIGSTDEVWCQGFSEPGAGSDLASLRTRAVIDGDEFVINGQKVWTSNGMHASHMQLLARTDPDAPKHKGISAITLSMKTPGVEVRPIKQINGGAEFAEVFFTDVRVPVANLLGPLHEGWMVTMTTLGHERAGVAVFAGRLEQRIRGLIEEVAKRDVRVSPVVSDELAEMYVEARVLGAMARQMLNKIAQGGTPGSEQSVIKMVWSELSQRVDTVVMGLAGIEGVTGENNSATLGYLSARSATIAAGTSDIVKNIIGDRVLGLPRD